Proteins encoded together in one Hevea brasiliensis isolate MT/VB/25A 57/8 chromosome 16, ASM3005281v1, whole genome shotgun sequence window:
- the LOC131174585 gene encoding uncharacterized protein LOC131174585, producing MVEQMMQVAIKIEKEMKRKRAAKSKWNTQSSYNSVSNALWKPNWSGTPKVKKDAPKVKEEWKGKGKTEGKVEEKNKKVENRVRDVKCFKCLGRGHYSNECPNRRVMFIREDGEWESGEEKAKESANDDNNDEYLDEGEQAPMDVNVLVTMRTLSAQVSLGDGAKVQRDNIFHTRCLVNEKLRSVIVDSGSCCNIASSLLVEKLGLSTSLHPKLYGLQWLNDYGKLRVTKQVIVPFSIEKYHDEIICDVVPMVATHLLLGHPWQFDRNVVHDGKKNKCIVLKDGRTYTLLPISPSQMHEDQEFEDVFPNDLPSSFPPIRGIEHQIDLISSAPIPNRLEYRSNPEEIKEIQRQVVKLLAKAYVRESMSPCAVPVLLVPKKDRTFKMCVDCRAINKITVKYRHPIPQLDDMLDELFSACVFTKIDLKSGYLQIRMKEGDEWKTAFKIKYRLYEWMVMPFGLTNAPSIFMRLMNHVLRQFIGRFVVVYFDDILIYSKNMDEHLHHLRYVFNVLRSEKLYANMKKCSFHLDRVVFLGYVVSSKGVEVDEQKVIVIRDWSTPKNASEVRSFHGLASFYRRFVPNFSTIIAPLNKLVKKDVMFEWKKKHENAFVELKEKLCTAPLLSLPNFDKIFEIDCDASSVAIGPNSRMNSFQEGGNDEETPPLRPLPLFKGPITKARARELQSLVSRLWRRQEDQNGLGLGPLEDKWISFTQLDLGEASAATSAIRPCHGV from the exons ATGGTAGAGCAAATGATGCAAGTAGCCATCAAAATAGAAAAGGAGATGAAGAGGAAGCGGGCTGCCAAAAGTAAATGGAACACTCAATCATCATACAATTCAGTTTCTAATGCACTATGGAAACCGAATTGGAGTGGAACACCTAAAGTGAAAAAAGATGCGCCGAAAGTGAAGGAGGAATGGAAAGGAAAAGGGAAGACGGAAGGAAAAGTAGAAGAGAAAAATAAGAAGGTGGAAAATAGAGTAAGGGATGTGAAGTGCTTCAAGTGTTTGGGAAGGGGGCATTATTCTAATGAGTGCCCAAACAGGAGAGTGATGTTTATTAGAGAAGATGGAGAATGGGAGAGTGGTGAAGAAAAGGCTAAAGAGAGTGCTAATGATGATAATAATGATGAGTATCTTGATGAGGGAGAGCAAGCTCCCATGGATGTTAATGTCCTTGTCACTATGCGCACCTTGAGTGCACAAGTCAGTTTGGGTGATGGAGCTAAGGTGCAAAGGGACAATATTTTCCATACTAGATGTTTGGTAAATGAGAAACTACGTAGTGTGATTGTAGATAGTGGTAGTTGCTGCAATATTGCTAGTAGCTTATTGGTTGAGAAATTGGGGTTGTCTACCTCTTTGCATCCAAAGCTATATGGTCTCCAATGGCTTAATGATTATGGGAAATTAAGAGTTACCAAACAGGTTATAGTGCCTTTTAGCATTGAGAAGTACCATGATGAGATAATTTGTGATGTGGTGCCTATGGTAGCTACCCATTTATTATTAGGCcatccatggcaatttgatagaaatgtGGTTCATGATGGGAAAAAGAACAAGTGTATAGTTTTGAAAGATGGTCGAACCTACACCTTGCTTCCTATATCACCATCTCAAATGCATGAAGACCAA GAATTTGAGGATGTGTTTCCAAATGATCTTCCTTCGAGTTTCCCACCAATTCGGGGGATAGAACACCAAATTGACCTCATTTCGAGTGCTCCAATTCCAAATAGACTAGAATATAGGAGTAATCCTgaggagataaaagaaatacaaagGCAAGTGGTGAAACTTTTGGCAAAGGCCTATGTGCGTGAAAGTATGAGTCCATGTGCGGTTCCAGTGCTCCTTGTACCAAAGAAAGATAGGACATTCAAAATGTGTGTAGATTGCCGTGCTATCAATAAAATCACAGTAAAGTATCGACATCCCATTCCTCAATTggatgatatgcttgatgagttgtTTAGTGCATGTGTGTTTACAAagattgacttgaaaagcggttACCTTCAGATTAGAATGAAAGAGGGGGATGAATGGAAAACTGCATTCAAGATAAAATATAGGTTGTATGAATGgatggttatgccatttgggctaaccaaTGCACCTAGTATTTTCATGAGGTTAATGAACCATGTGCTTAGACAATTCATTGGCAGATTTgtggtagtttattttgatgacattttgatctatAGCAAAAACATGGATGAGCATTTGCATCATTTGAGATATGTGTTTAATGTGTTGAGATCTGAAAAACTGTATGCTAATATGAAGAAGTGTTCTTTTCATTTAGATAGAGTTGTCTTTCTTGGTTATGTTGTGAGTAGCAAAGGTGTGGAAGTAGACGAGCAAAAGGTCATAGTCATTAGGGATTGGTCAACTCCTAAAAATGCATCTGAGGTTAGGAGTTTTCATGGGTTGGCTAGTTTCTATAGGagatttgtgcctaattttagtaCTATTATTGCTCCTTTGAATAAACTTGTGAAGAAGGATGTTATGTTTGAATGGAAAAAGAAGCATGAAAATGCATTTgtagaattgaaagaaaaattatgCACTGCACCATTGTTGAGCTTACctaattttgataaaatatttgaaattgatTGTGATGCCAGTAGTGTAGCTATAG GGCcgaattcgaggatgaattcttTTCAAGAAGGGGGGAATGATGAGGAGACGCCACCACTGAGGCCACTTCCATTGTTCAAGGGTCCAATTACAAAAGCAAGGGCAAGGGAGTTGCAAAGCTTGGTTAGTAGACTTTGGAGGCGTCAAGAGGATCAGAATGGGCTTGGGCTTGGGCCTTTGGAGGACAAATGGATCAGCTTCACACAATTGGACCTTGGAGAAGCAAGTGCTGCCACATCAGCAATTAGGCCATGTCATGGCGTGTGA